In a genomic window of Corynebacterium coyleae:
- a CDS encoding MFS transporter, which produces MTTVHTPNTTTEHPGRWKALAVLAAGLALIVMDGTIVGVALPTMITALDLSLTNAQWVNAIYNVIFAALLLGSGRLGDRVGRRTTFAAGVALFIGGSLLAGLSTTATTLITARAVQGVGGALVLPATLSSVNSLFHGKDRAAAFGVWGAVMSGTAALGPLLGGVLTQYFSWQWIFWVNLPLGLLVLLGIYAWVPQTHGKRNVRGVDVDGLLTSAIGFGLVVFGLIEATTLGWWEKKETLRIGSWSWPESWTVSPVPFAIGIGLIFIGLFLRWELHRARNGRDALLDLSLFKVGTFSWGNLTAAMVAVGEFALMFVLPLFLVNAVGLSTARTGLVLAAMAFGAFVSGASARHLAARLGAPGVVVLGLALEVVGVGLLAGVVATQGSTWFTVGALVVYGVGLGLASAQLTSTVLAGIPEAQSGAGSATQSTVRQLGSAMGAAIAGSALAAAMARTIPASLDAVAGVPDNVLSKLSDATQASAGSMIGQLRDATPTDPFTAPLGDARSVVVQQLSSGFAEAAAWSIGFSALFLLLGLLGSVMVLRQSKKAPAAV; this is translated from the coding sequence GTGACTACAGTGCACACCCCAAACACAACAACCGAACACCCCGGCCGGTGGAAGGCCCTCGCGGTCCTCGCCGCGGGGCTGGCGCTGATTGTTATGGACGGCACCATCGTTGGCGTCGCCCTGCCCACGATGATCACCGCCCTCGACCTCAGCCTCACCAACGCGCAATGGGTCAACGCGATCTACAACGTCATCTTCGCGGCGTTGCTGCTCGGCTCCGGCCGCCTGGGGGACCGCGTCGGCCGCCGCACCACGTTCGCCGCAGGCGTTGCGCTGTTCATTGGTGGCTCGTTGCTTGCAGGCTTATCGACGACCGCAACCACCCTGATCACAGCCCGCGCCGTCCAAGGCGTCGGTGGTGCATTGGTGCTGCCGGCGACGTTGTCGTCGGTAAATTCGCTCTTCCACGGCAAGGACCGTGCCGCCGCGTTCGGTGTGTGGGGCGCCGTAATGAGCGGCACGGCGGCGCTTGGCCCGCTGCTCGGCGGGGTGCTCACGCAGTACTTCTCCTGGCAGTGGATCTTTTGGGTAAACCTGCCGCTCGGCCTGCTGGTGCTGCTGGGGATTTACGCCTGGGTGCCGCAAACCCACGGTAAACGCAACGTCCGGGGTGTCGACGTCGACGGCCTGCTGACCTCCGCCATCGGCTTCGGGCTTGTCGTATTCGGGCTCATCGAGGCGACCACGCTCGGCTGGTGGGAAAAGAAAGAAACCTTGCGCATCGGCTCCTGGTCCTGGCCAGAGAGCTGGACTGTCTCGCCCGTGCCGTTCGCCATCGGTATCGGCCTGATCTTCATCGGCCTGTTCCTGCGCTGGGAGCTGCACCGCGCGCGCAACGGCCGCGATGCGCTTCTGGATCTCTCCCTGTTCAAAGTCGGCACATTCTCCTGGGGCAACCTCACCGCTGCCATGGTTGCCGTCGGCGAGTTCGCCCTCATGTTTGTCCTGCCGTTGTTCCTGGTCAACGCGGTCGGCCTTTCCACCGCCCGCACCGGCCTTGTCCTTGCCGCGATGGCATTCGGCGCGTTCGTTTCCGGTGCCTCCGCACGCCACCTCGCGGCTCGTCTCGGCGCGCCGGGTGTCGTCGTGCTTGGTCTTGCACTTGAGGTGGTTGGTGTTGGGCTGTTGGCTGGGGTCGTCGCAACGCAAGGCTCCACCTGGTTCACCGTCGGCGCACTCGTGGTCTACGGCGTAGGGCTGGGTCTTGCGTCCGCGCAGTTGACCTCGACGGTGCTCGCCGGCATCCCCGAAGCGCAGTCGGGCGCGGGTTCGGCCACCCAGTCCACCGTGCGCCAACTCGGCTCTGCCATGGGCGCCGCGATCGCCGGATCCGCCCTGGCAGCGGCCATGGCGCGCACCATCCCGGCCTCGCTCGACGCTGTCGCCGGGGTGCCCGACAATGTGCTGTCCAAGCTGTCCGACGCCACCCAAGCGTCCGCGGGCTCAATGATCGGGCAACTTCGCGACGCCACCCCCACCGACCCCTTCACCGCACCCCTCGGCGACGCCCGCAGTGTGGTTGTTCAGCAGCTGTCCAGCGGGTTCGCCGAGGCCGCCGCCTGGTCGATCGGGTTCTCTGCGCTGTTCCTGCTGCTGGGCCTGCTCGGCTCGGTGATGGTGCTGCGACAGTCGAAGAAGGCGCCGGCCGCAGTCTAG
- a CDS encoding inorganic diphosphatase, producing the protein MSIEVIIEIPKGSRNKYEFDHETGRVYLDRYLFTPMAYPADYGYIDNTLADDGDPLDALVILPEPVFPGVTVKARPLGVFKMTDEAGGDDKLLCVIDDVRYDHYQDIDDVSDFVKDEIEHFFVHYKDLEPNKEVTGSGWGNKAEAEKILQASIDAYKGDK; encoded by the coding sequence ATGTCTATTGAGGTCATCATCGAAATCCCCAAGGGCTCGCGCAACAAGTACGAGTTCGACCACGAAACCGGCCGCGTCTACCTCGACCGCTACCTGTTCACCCCGATGGCGTACCCAGCCGACTACGGCTACATCGACAACACCCTTGCCGACGACGGCGACCCACTCGACGCCCTCGTCATCCTCCCCGAACCCGTCTTCCCGGGCGTCACCGTCAAGGCGCGTCCGCTTGGCGTATTCAAGATGACCGACGAAGCCGGCGGCGACGACAAACTCCTCTGCGTCATCGACGACGTCCGCTACGACCACTACCAGGACATCGACGACGTCTCCGACTTTGTCAAGGACGAAATCGAGCACTTCTTCGTCCACTACAAGGACCTCGAACCGAACAAGGAAGTCACCGGCTCCGGCTGGGGCAACAAGGCAGAAGCCGAGAAGATCCTCCAGGCCTCCATCGACGCATACAAGGGCGACAAGTAA
- the dacB gene encoding D-alanyl-D-alanine carboxypeptidase/D-alanyl-D-alanine endopeptidase: MKVWTWVAGTLALAAVGGVAGFGVAAHEQLSRIEHAPAFRLEQAAFPLVPAEPSLIDDTVLQQTLTNLAENPGLGQFHARVSSVSGGVVFDEASGDELRPASVTKVLTAAAALIELGQSDTITTQVVRAADSGAVTIKAAGDVWLDAETLDELAGQIGEASEVYVDTSAWAGMPEMMPGWDPLDIDGGYVAPLQPAMLSGGRLDGETSGDVPRSHTPALDVAQALANRLGAGVVDVREAPADAEVVAEVESPTLVERLEMMMKESDNVYAEAIGREVALARGVKDAPSATLSLLQEHGIDTSGVSLSDNSGLSTDNRIPPVVLDRVLVEATTKPELRPLLATLPVAAGEGTLADRYGDLPGRGWVRAKTGTLDGTASLAGTVTSENGNIYTFALICNDADVLAARRAMDEFTSALRAF, from the coding sequence ATGAAGGTATGGACTTGGGTTGCGGGCACGTTGGCGTTGGCTGCGGTTGGTGGTGTTGCTGGGTTTGGTGTGGCGGCGCATGAGCAGTTGTCGCGTATTGAGCATGCGCCGGCGTTTCGGCTTGAGCAGGCGGCGTTTCCGCTTGTGCCTGCAGAGCCTTCGCTTATCGACGACACCGTGCTGCAACAAACCCTCACCAATCTTGCTGAGAATCCTGGTTTGGGGCAGTTCCATGCGCGGGTGTCGTCAGTAAGCGGGGGCGTGGTGTTTGACGAGGCCTCCGGGGATGAGCTGCGTCCGGCGTCGGTGACGAAGGTACTCACGGCCGCAGCGGCGCTGATCGAGTTGGGGCAAAGCGACACGATTACAACGCAGGTGGTGCGTGCTGCGGATTCGGGTGCGGTGACGATCAAGGCGGCTGGCGACGTGTGGTTGGACGCAGAGACACTCGACGAGCTGGCGGGACAGATCGGCGAGGCGTCTGAGGTGTATGTGGATACGTCCGCCTGGGCTGGCATGCCGGAGATGATGCCGGGCTGGGACCCGCTGGATATCGACGGCGGTTACGTCGCACCCCTGCAGCCCGCGATGCTGTCCGGTGGGCGCTTGGACGGGGAGACGTCTGGGGACGTGCCGCGTTCGCACACACCGGCCCTCGACGTGGCACAGGCGCTGGCGAATCGCCTCGGCGCGGGCGTGGTGGATGTGCGCGAGGCCCCCGCCGACGCCGAGGTTGTCGCCGAGGTGGAATCGCCAACACTGGTGGAGCGCCTCGAGATGATGATGAAGGAATCCGACAACGTCTACGCCGAGGCGATCGGCCGCGAGGTCGCGCTCGCACGCGGGGTGAAGGACGCGCCGTCGGCGACGCTGTCGTTGCTGCAGGAGCACGGCATTGATACGTCGGGAGTGTCGCTCTCCGACAACTCGGGCCTGTCAACCGACAACCGGATCCCGCCGGTGGTGCTGGATCGTGTGCTCGTGGAAGCTACGACCAAACCCGAACTCCGCCCGCTTCTAGCAACGCTGCCGGTTGCAGCAGGCGAGGGCACACTGGCGGACCGCTACGGCGACCTCCCGGGACGCGGCTGGGTGCGCGCGAAGACTGGCACGCTCGACGGCACTGCCTCGCTGGCCGGGACGGTAACCAGCGAGAACGGCAACATCTACACGTTTGCGCTGATCTGTAACGACGCCGATGTGCTCGCGGCGCGCCGGGCCATGGACGAGTTCACCTCGGCGCTGCGAGCTTTCTAA
- the ftsH gene encoding ATP-dependent zinc metalloprotease FtsH: MSKNKNVMRWGIMGAIALIVLYLLTLIGDDSRAYQSVDTSVAMQQLREHNAEEVQIDDREQRVRIDLREPITVDEREGVEAISAQYPARTAPDVFQAVREAEADSYQTNVTQDSFLMSMLGFMLPMILVFGLLFYFMYRMQSGGGGPFGIGGSKAKQLTKDNPTNTFDDVAGADEAVDELHEVVDFLTDPSVYEKLGAKIPRGVLLYGPPGTGKTLLARAVAGEAGVPFYTISGSDFVEMFVGVGASRVRDLFKQARENAPCIIFVDEIDAVGRQRGSGMGGGHDEREQTLNQLLVEMDGFSGREGVILLAATNRPDILDPALLRPGRFDRQIPVTNPDLAGRAQILKVHAKDKPLAKDVNLDALAKRTAGMSGADLANVLNEAALLTARIGGNVITADALEEATDRVIGGPRRSSKIISEHEKKVTAYHEGGHTLSAWALKDIERVYKVTILARGRTGGFAMTADEDDKGMYTRDELFARMVFAMGGRSAEELVFGAPTTGASNDIEQATKIARAMVTEYGMTSSLGPVKYGQEQGDPFSGRGGGGTLEYSPAVAAKIDEEMQTLLDEAHKVAYTTLERYRDELDTLASKLLEKETLRRGDLEEIFDSIEPQRPTLPEHDVRFGRQIGREPVKTPVEIAKERGEEPPKRFSILEASKATRERRRKEREAEEKAAEKKSSTRWQPPKGKAPQYRGEKPPADWTYVGGPQPKQPEPKQHPGAENYPTRETEEIGFRLPEHERPDNPARGPEPETRPTASEDETTQLPREPQEPKHRRDDDDDA, translated from the coding sequence ATGAGCAAAAATAAAAACGTCATGCGGTGGGGCATTATGGGCGCCATCGCGCTTATTGTGCTCTATTTGCTGACGCTGATTGGGGACGATTCCCGCGCTTACCAGAGCGTGGATACGTCGGTGGCGATGCAGCAGCTCCGCGAGCATAACGCGGAGGAAGTGCAGATCGATGACCGCGAGCAGCGGGTGCGTATTGATCTGCGTGAGCCGATTACTGTCGACGAGCGCGAGGGCGTCGAGGCGATTTCCGCCCAGTACCCGGCTCGTACCGCACCGGATGTGTTCCAGGCGGTGCGTGAGGCTGAGGCGGATTCCTACCAGACGAACGTGACGCAGGATTCGTTCCTGATGTCCATGCTGGGCTTCATGCTGCCGATGATCCTGGTGTTCGGCTTGCTGTTCTACTTCATGTATCGCATGCAGTCGGGCGGCGGCGGACCGTTTGGCATTGGTGGTTCGAAGGCGAAGCAGCTGACCAAGGACAACCCGACGAACACGTTCGATGACGTGGCGGGTGCCGACGAGGCCGTCGACGAGCTCCATGAAGTGGTGGACTTCCTCACCGACCCGAGCGTGTACGAGAAGCTCGGCGCGAAGATCCCGCGCGGCGTGCTGCTTTATGGCCCGCCGGGCACCGGTAAGACCTTGCTTGCGCGTGCTGTCGCTGGTGAGGCGGGTGTGCCGTTCTACACCATTTCTGGTTCTGACTTTGTAGAGATGTTCGTCGGTGTCGGTGCCTCCCGCGTGCGTGACCTGTTTAAGCAGGCGCGTGAGAACGCCCCGTGCATCATCTTTGTCGACGAGATCGACGCCGTCGGCCGCCAGCGCGGCTCCGGCATGGGTGGTGGCCACGACGAGCGCGAGCAGACCCTGAACCAGTTGCTGGTGGAGATGGATGGTTTCTCCGGCCGCGAGGGCGTGATCCTGCTGGCGGCGACGAACCGTCCGGACATCCTGGACCCCGCGCTTTTGCGCCCGGGCCGTTTCGACCGCCAGATCCCAGTAACCAACCCGGACCTCGCGGGTCGTGCCCAGATTCTGAAGGTGCACGCGAAGGACAAGCCGTTGGCCAAGGACGTCAACCTCGATGCCTTGGCAAAGCGCACGGCTGGCATGTCGGGTGCGGACCTGGCGAATGTGCTTAACGAGGCCGCGTTGCTCACCGCCCGCATCGGCGGCAACGTGATCACCGCGGATGCGTTGGAAGAAGCCACCGACCGTGTGATCGGCGGCCCGCGTCGCTCCAGCAAGATCATCTCTGAGCACGAGAAGAAGGTCACCGCCTACCACGAGGGCGGCCACACACTGTCTGCTTGGGCGCTCAAGGACATCGAGCGCGTGTACAAGGTGACCATTCTCGCCCGCGGCCGCACCGGCGGTTTCGCCATGACGGCCGACGAGGACGACAAGGGGATGTACACCCGCGACGAACTGTTCGCCCGCATGGTGTTCGCCATGGGTGGCCGCTCTGCCGAGGAGCTCGTCTTCGGCGCCCCGACCACGGGGGCCTCGAACGATATCGAGCAGGCCACGAAGATCGCGCGTGCGATGGTCACCGAATACGGCATGACCTCCTCGCTCGGCCCGGTGAAGTACGGCCAGGAGCAGGGCGATCCGTTTTCCGGCCGCGGCGGTGGCGGCACACTCGAGTACTCGCCGGCAGTCGCCGCGAAGATCGACGAGGAGATGCAGACGCTTCTCGACGAAGCCCACAAGGTCGCCTACACAACCCTCGAGCGCTACCGCGACGAGCTGGATACGTTGGCCTCGAAGCTTCTGGAGAAGGAAACCCTGCGCCGGGGCGATCTGGAGGAGATCTTCGACTCGATCGAGCCGCAACGCCCGACCTTGCCGGAGCACGACGTGCGCTTCGGCCGCCAGATCGGTCGCGAGCCGGTGAAGACCCCGGTGGAGATTGCCAAGGAGCGTGGCGAGGAGCCACCGAAGCGCTTCTCCATCCTGGAGGCGTCGAAGGCGACGCGTGAGCGTCGTCGCAAGGAACGCGAGGCGGAAGAGAAGGCAGCGGAGAAGAAGAGCTCCACGCGTTGGCAGCCGCCGAAGGGCAAGGCCCCGCAGTACCGCGGTGAGAAGCCGCCGGCGGACTGGACCTACGTGGGCGGACCGCAACCAAAGCAGCCCGAGCCGAAGCAGCACCCGGGTGCGGAGAACTACCCGACCCGGGAGACCGAGGAGATCGGCTTCCGCCTGCCGGAGCACGAACGCCCAGACAACCCAGCGCGTGGTCCGGAGCCGGAGACCCGTCCGACTGCGTCTGAAGACGAGACGACCCAGTTGCCGCGCGAGCCGCAGGAACCGAAGCACAGGAGAGACGACGATGACGACGCCTAA
- the tilS gene encoding tRNA lysidine(34) synthetase TilS, translating into MQPFWPRRSPHFLACRRAVRPFDGPAVIGLSGGPDSLALVAAAAAEQKDVSVLVVDHGLQPGSTDVAERAAAVAREFGFASTVANVTVGPGNVEAAAREARYAALLESGRDVWVAHTADDQAETLLLGALRGNPSGMAQRNGKIVRPFLHIRRADTVGACEELGLEVWHDPMNSDPAYRRVAMRQSIIPALTDLLGGDAVPALATTANRIAADQALIEQLADLTPTTSCVELEGDAGPVRRRRLAIWLLDEEVRVQGDQLAAIEALVTNWRGQGPIAVGGGRSVARIDGKLVLT; encoded by the coding sequence ATGCAACCGTTTTGGCCGCGCCGCTCCCCGCACTTCCTCGCGTGCAGGCGGGCTGTGCGCCCCTTCGACGGGCCAGCGGTGATCGGGCTGTCGGGCGGGCCGGACTCGTTGGCGCTGGTCGCGGCGGCTGCGGCGGAGCAAAAGGACGTCTCGGTCCTAGTTGTGGACCACGGTTTGCAGCCCGGATCGACCGACGTCGCCGAGCGCGCCGCGGCCGTGGCGCGCGAGTTCGGGTTTGCCTCTACGGTGGCCAACGTGACAGTAGGTCCCGGCAACGTTGAGGCCGCCGCCCGCGAAGCAAGGTACGCCGCACTGCTCGAATCCGGCCGCGACGTCTGGGTCGCACACACCGCCGACGACCAGGCAGAAACGTTGCTGCTCGGCGCACTGCGGGGTAACCCTTCGGGCATGGCGCAGCGCAACGGGAAGATCGTCAGGCCGTTCCTACACATCCGCCGCGCAGACACCGTCGGGGCGTGCGAGGAACTCGGGCTCGAAGTCTGGCACGACCCGATGAATTCCGACCCGGCGTATCGTCGAGTAGCAATGCGCCAAAGCATCATCCCGGCGCTGACAGACCTGCTGGGCGGCGACGCGGTGCCGGCCCTTGCCACCACCGCGAACCGGATCGCAGCCGACCAGGCGCTCATTGAACAACTCGCGGACCTCACGCCGACCACGTCGTGTGTGGAGTTGGAGGGGGATGCGGGGCCGGTGAGGCGTCGTCGATTAGCAATATGGCTCTTAGATGAAGAAGTGCGGGTCCAAGGCGACCAACTGGCGGCAATCGAGGCGCTGGTGACCAACTGGCGCGGGCAGGGGCCGATCGCAGTTGGCGGCGGGCGTTCGGTGGCGCGAATCGACGGGAAACTGGTCCTGACCTAG
- the hpt gene encoding hypoxanthine phosphoribosyltransferase — MTELHDTKDFNVPPNRYGDDVEAILISEEALQDRIQELADMVSEKYRDSEEDLILVCVLKGAVFFLTDFARKLSIPAEMEFMAVSSYGNSTTSSGVVRILKDLDKEIAGRDVLVVEDIIDSGLTLSWLLRNLRNRNPKSLEVVTLLRKPDVQTAQIDLLDIGFDIPNEFVIGYGLDYAERYRDLPYVGTLHPRVYSDAE, encoded by the coding sequence ATGACTGAGTTGCACGACACGAAGGATTTCAACGTTCCGCCGAACCGTTACGGCGACGACGTGGAGGCAATCCTGATCAGTGAGGAGGCGTTGCAGGACCGTATCCAGGAGTTGGCGGATATGGTGTCGGAGAAGTACCGCGACTCTGAAGAGGACCTCATTTTGGTGTGTGTGCTGAAGGGGGCGGTGTTCTTCCTAACGGACTTTGCGCGCAAGCTCTCCATTCCGGCTGAGATGGAGTTCATGGCGGTGTCCTCTTACGGCAACTCGACGACGAGTTCTGGCGTGGTCCGCATTCTGAAGGACCTGGATAAGGAGATCGCCGGCCGTGATGTGCTGGTGGTTGAGGACATCATCGATTCGGGTCTGACGCTGTCGTGGTTGCTGCGTAATTTGCGCAACAGGAACCCGAAGAGCCTTGAGGTCGTTACTCTATTGCGCAAACCGGATGTGCAGACGGCGCAGATCGACTTGCTTGACATCGGGTTCGATATCCCGAACGAGTTTGTGATCGGCTACGGCCTGGATTACGCGGAGCGCTACCGTGATTTGCCGTACGTGGGCACGTTGCATCCGCGCGTGTACTCGGACGCTGAGTAA